The Pontibacter pudoricolor genome contains a region encoding:
- the fahA gene encoding fumarylacetoacetase produces the protein MLKANDPSLHSWIEIAPNSDFPIQNLPFGIFETDDRDPRVGVAIGDYVFDLLAVARLNFFELIDIDPNIFHRPYLNDFIALGKPTWRAVRNRVSALLRNDNDEISGSSELIDKCLVKQSDVRMLMPVKVGNYTDFYSSIEHATNVGTMFRDPKNALLPNWKHIPIGYHGRASSIVVSGTNIRRPNGQTKAPDAELPTFGPTRLLDFELEVAFITGKETKLGETITPNEADNYIFGLVLFNDWSARDMQTWEYVPLGPFLAKSFASSISPWVVTLDALEPFKVKGPVQDPKPLPYLEFTGNHNYDINLEVLIKPEGGQETSICHSNYKYMYWNKNQQLAHQSSNGCNLQVGDMYASGTISGHDKGSYGSMLELTWRGTQPIKLADGTERKFINDYDTVIMRGFGEKNGIRIGFGEVRGKILPAL, from the coding sequence ATGTTAAAAGCCAACGACCCATCCCTGCATTCCTGGATAGAAATAGCGCCAAACAGCGACTTCCCGATTCAGAACCTCCCATTCGGAATTTTTGAAACCGACGACAGAGACCCGCGTGTAGGCGTTGCCATCGGCGACTATGTCTTTGATTTACTGGCGGTGGCACGGCTTAACTTTTTCGAGCTGATCGACATTGACCCGAATATATTCCACAGGCCTTACCTGAACGATTTTATCGCCTTAGGCAAACCAACCTGGCGGGCGGTACGCAACCGTGTGTCTGCACTGCTCCGCAACGACAACGATGAAATAAGCGGCAGCAGCGAACTGATTGACAAGTGCCTGGTAAAGCAGAGCGATGTGCGCATGCTGATGCCTGTTAAAGTTGGAAACTATACCGATTTTTATTCCAGCATTGAGCATGCTACCAACGTAGGCACCATGTTCCGCGACCCTAAAAATGCGCTGTTGCCCAACTGGAAGCACATCCCGATCGGTTATCATGGCCGCGCCTCCTCTATAGTTGTTTCCGGCACCAACATCCGAAGGCCTAATGGCCAGACCAAAGCTCCGGATGCTGAGCTACCAACTTTTGGCCCTACCCGCCTCCTGGACTTTGAACTGGAAGTGGCTTTTATTACCGGCAAAGAAACCAAGTTAGGTGAAACTATAACGCCAAACGAAGCGGACAACTATATTTTCGGACTGGTGCTGTTCAACGACTGGTCGGCAAGAGATATGCAGACCTGGGAATATGTGCCGCTGGGCCCGTTCCTGGCAAAAAGTTTCGCCTCATCTATCTCGCCGTGGGTAGTTACGTTGGATGCACTGGAGCCCTTTAAAGTAAAAGGACCGGTGCAGGACCCAAAACCTCTTCCTTACCTCGAGTTTACAGGCAACCACAACTACGACATTAACCTGGAAGTGCTGATCAAGCCGGAAGGCGGACAGGAAACCAGCATTTGCCACTCGAACTATAAATACATGTACTGGAACAAGAACCAGCAGCTGGCACACCAGAGCAGCAACGGCTGCAACCTGCAGGTAGGCGACATGTATGCATCCGGAACTATAAGCGGCCATGACAAAGGCTCTTACGGATCTATGCTGGAGCTTACCTGGCGCGGAACCCAACCTATAAAATTAGCAGATGGCACCGAGCGTAAATTTATAAACGACTACGACACTGTAATTATGCGCGGCTTTGGTGAGAAAAATGGAATCCGAATTGGTTTCGGGGAAGTGAGAGGGAAGATTCTGCCTGCCCTTTAA
- a CDS encoding NifU family protein, with product MAAINIDQDFLNRIEGALDQIRPYLEADGGNVKVLEVTEDMVLKLELLGACGSCPMSTMTLKAGVEQSVLRAIPEIKSVEAINLTPING from the coding sequence ATGGCAGCTATTAACATAGATCAAGATTTCCTGAACCGTATAGAAGGTGCCCTGGACCAAATCAGGCCGTACCTGGAGGCAGATGGCGGCAACGTGAAAGTGCTGGAAGTAACCGAAGACATGGTGCTGAAGCTGGAATTGCTTGGCGCCTGCGGCTCCTGCCCTATGTCTACCATGACGCTGAAAGCAGGTGTAGAGCAATCTGTGTTAAGAGCCATCCCCGAAATTAAATCCGTAGAAGCCATTAACCTGACTCCTATAAACGGATAA
- the dnaG gene encoding DNA primase, with protein sequence MSLIPKETVDQIILQADIVEVVGDYVSLKKKGQNMWACCPFHHEKSPSFSVSPAKGIYKCFGCGKAGNSVQFIMDVEGASFPEALKHLAKKYGIEVPEEETNEYSQEQSERDSLFIVSDFANKHFQHNLFNHEEGSIGQSYLKQRGMSAATIKKFELGYSVEAWSDLTDAALKEGYKQHYLEATGLTIVKEDKRYDRFRARVMFPIHNVSGRVVGFGARTLKSNDKKSPKYLNSPESEIYHKSNVLYGLFQAKQAMRMQDMCFLVEGYLDVISLHQGGIENVVSSSGTSLTEGQIKLIARYTHNITVLYDGDAAGIKASLRGIDLILEQGLNVQVVTFPEGEDPDSYIQKVGDTAFKAYVKQHAQDFISYKSSLYAEESKGNPVKKAEAIREIVTSISKIPDSIKRSVFFQSTSLIFDIDEQVLISEYNKMHLQERQQQQKAGNFEAYTPQPIVPEPEKEVPELEVTKRYEREIVRMILHYPDQELEDGITTSQYMLEQLDDIEFVTPLYIQIIDFVKDKLNSGVLPTANDFITFPKEEIRTESISLLAEPYELSPNWETHQVFVPRETDLLPYGAERAVMRLKRRNAELLLKQESEKLRLVTDPTEVDRVLKLIMNLSSYYKQLGDLLGIVVNR encoded by the coding sequence ATGTCCCTTATTCCAAAAGAAACCGTTGACCAGATAATTCTCCAGGCTGATATAGTGGAGGTGGTGGGCGATTACGTTTCTCTGAAGAAAAAAGGGCAGAACATGTGGGCCTGTTGTCCTTTTCACCACGAAAAATCTCCATCTTTCTCTGTATCACCGGCTAAAGGCATTTACAAATGCTTTGGTTGCGGCAAAGCGGGTAACTCGGTACAGTTTATTATGGATGTGGAAGGCGCCAGCTTCCCCGAGGCCCTGAAGCATCTTGCCAAAAAATACGGCATAGAAGTTCCGGAAGAAGAAACGAACGAATACAGCCAGGAGCAAAGCGAGCGCGACAGCTTATTTATAGTTTCGGATTTCGCCAACAAGCATTTTCAGCACAACTTATTTAACCACGAGGAAGGAAGTATAGGCCAATCGTACCTGAAGCAACGGGGTATGAGTGCGGCAACTATAAAAAAGTTTGAGCTGGGCTATAGTGTAGAAGCGTGGAGCGACCTGACCGATGCAGCTTTAAAAGAAGGGTACAAACAACACTATTTAGAGGCTACCGGCCTAACTATAGTTAAAGAAGATAAGCGTTACGACAGGTTCCGGGCGCGTGTCATGTTCCCGATCCATAACGTGTCGGGTAGGGTAGTGGGCTTTGGCGCACGTACGCTTAAATCAAACGACAAAAAGAGCCCGAAATACCTGAACTCGCCGGAGTCTGAAATTTACCACAAGAGCAATGTGCTTTACGGTTTGTTCCAGGCAAAGCAGGCGATGCGCATGCAGGACATGTGTTTCCTGGTGGAAGGTTACCTGGATGTGATCTCGTTGCACCAGGGCGGCATCGAGAATGTGGTTTCGTCGTCGGGTACGTCGCTTACCGAAGGGCAGATAAAGCTGATTGCGCGCTATACGCATAACATTACCGTTTTGTATGATGGCGATGCAGCGGGTATAAAAGCGTCGTTGCGTGGTATTGATTTGATCCTGGAACAGGGACTGAACGTGCAGGTTGTTACATTCCCTGAAGGCGAAGACCCGGATTCCTACATTCAGAAAGTAGGCGACACAGCCTTTAAGGCCTATGTAAAGCAGCATGCCCAGGATTTTATCTCTTACAAGTCGAGCCTGTATGCCGAAGAATCCAAGGGGAATCCGGTAAAGAAAGCTGAAGCGATTCGCGAGATCGTAACCAGTATCTCTAAAATTCCGGATTCTATTAAGCGCTCGGTTTTCTTTCAGAGCACCAGCCTTATTTTCGATATTGATGAGCAGGTACTGATATCGGAGTACAATAAAATGCACCTGCAGGAGCGCCAGCAGCAACAGAAAGCTGGCAACTTCGAAGCATACACGCCACAACCTATAGTTCCGGAACCTGAAAAGGAAGTGCCGGAGTTGGAAGTGACCAAACGTTACGAGCGCGAAATTGTGCGTATGATCCTGCATTACCCCGATCAGGAACTGGAAGACGGCATCACCACCAGCCAGTACATGCTGGAACAGCTCGATGACATTGAGTTTGTAACGCCGCTTTATATTCAGATCATCGATTTTGTAAAGGATAAACTTAACAGCGGCGTACTTCCGACAGCCAATGATTTTATTACTTTCCCGAAGGAAGAGATCAGGACTGAATCTATTTCGCTGTTAGCAGAGCCTTACGAGCTTAGCCCTAACTGGGAAACGCACCAGGTTTTTGTGCCCCGCGAAACCGACCTGCTGCCATACGGTGCCGAAAGAGCCGTAATGCGCCTGAAACGCAGAAATGCCGAACTGCTGCTGAAGCAGGAAAGCGAAAAGCTGCGCCTTGTGACCGACCCTACGGAAGTGGACAGAGTACTGAAACTGATCATGAACTTAAGCTCCTACTATAAACAGCTCGGCGACCTGCTTGGTATAGTTGTGAACAGGTAA
- a CDS encoding Mrp/NBP35 family ATP-binding protein, which translates to MAITKKDILKALSYVEEPDLGKDLVTLNMIEDVQVDGKNVSFTVILTTPACPLKDMIRNACVRAIHTMVDKDAEVTVNMTSRVTTARTDNAAVVGGVKNIIAIASGKGGVGKSTVTSNLAIALAETGARVGLIDADIFGPSMPTMFGVEEERPRMIQGDHGKNYIVPIEKYGVKMMSIGFLTPADGAVIWRGPMASSALKQFISDVDWGDLDYLLIDLPPGTSDIHLTMVQALPVTGAVIVTTPQKVALADAMKGLQMFRQPQINVPVLGVVENMAYFTPAELPENKYYIFGEGGGKALADKYEVPLLGQIPLVQSIRENGDAGTPVVLQNDSPASGVFRELAQAVAQQVSVRNATIGKTQPVEIKS; encoded by the coding sequence ATGGCTATTACAAAAAAAGATATACTAAAAGCCCTCAGCTATGTAGAGGAACCCGATCTTGGCAAAGACCTGGTTACGCTGAACATGATTGAGGATGTACAGGTAGATGGCAAAAATGTAAGCTTTACTGTTATACTTACTACTCCAGCCTGCCCGCTTAAAGACATGATCCGTAACGCCTGCGTGCGCGCCATCCATACGATGGTGGACAAAGATGCAGAAGTTACCGTGAACATGACCTCGCGCGTTACCACTGCCCGTACTGATAATGCTGCTGTTGTAGGCGGCGTTAAAAATATTATTGCCATTGCATCCGGTAAAGGTGGCGTAGGTAAATCTACGGTTACATCTAACCTGGCAATTGCCCTTGCCGAAACCGGTGCACGTGTTGGTTTGATTGATGCAGACATTTTCGGACCGTCTATGCCAACGATGTTTGGTGTGGAAGAAGAGCGTCCGCGCATGATACAGGGCGATCACGGCAAGAACTATATTGTTCCGATTGAAAAGTACGGCGTTAAAATGATGTCGATCGGCTTTTTAACTCCTGCCGATGGCGCTGTTATCTGGCGTGGCCCGATGGCGAGCTCTGCTTTAAAGCAATTCATTTCGGACGTAGACTGGGGTGACCTGGATTACCTTTTGATTGACCTTCCGCCTGGAACTTCTGACATCCACTTAACCATGGTGCAGGCCTTGCCGGTAACAGGGGCAGTTATAGTTACTACTCCGCAAAAAGTAGCCCTGGCCGATGCCATGAAAGGCTTACAAATGTTCCGTCAGCCGCAGATCAACGTTCCTGTGTTGGGCGTAGTAGAAAATATGGCGTACTTTACACCTGCCGAGCTTCCTGAAAATAAATATTATATTTTTGGCGAAGGTGGCGGTAAAGCGCTGGCAGACAAGTATGAAGTGCCACTTTTAGGCCAGATTCCGCTTGTGCAGAGTATCCGTGAAAATGGTGATGCCGGAACTCCGGTAGTTTTACAGAACGATTCTCCGGCTTCCGGTGTTTTCAGAGAGTTAGCCCAGGCTGTGGCGCAACAGGTGTCTGTTCGCAACGCAACTATAGGCAAAACGCAACCCGTAGAAATTAAAAGCTAA